One window of Watersipora subatra chromosome 3, tzWatSuba1.1, whole genome shotgun sequence genomic DNA carries:
- the LOC137389528 gene encoding Golgi apparatus protein 1-like isoform X1, giving the protein MILRAAIFCLLILAFEAGPVIKNNVDANPSNLNNKINADVPNGNFQQGNAAVNTGQHAINLDQQGGGNIPVNKEVQQVPNAGAPQQNVDVRQQGQPPSIPNDVGQADQAANQQHAKKSEEIDASSVIAKHPACINDVKRICNDKQKDGGSREEKKIQLNFDVLDCFMSYEGDEEPPSAECQSVLYQYKMKLTQDGRFENAAKEVCKDFIDKQNVNTHCGNVGQTGAFLPCLMELASYVEDDAAFGQNCFNFLNKMQRVIFSDYHLVHDFQKDCGSDIVKLNCGFIFDDKAQSESVQHHNQGRVIECLIKKDMSALTKDCKHQILRVSELQADDYHLDRPLFFACRADREKHCKVVHSGNGKVYKCLMEKQQEGVLDSKCVEQLIKREQLMEADAKVDRTFYQACRSLLTETGCKPAAHTTDLDAIKSMSDTLICLMDAEAESDKEYDVSEACQNEIELFQGNLMNEYKITAGIVSHCQKEIDEHCLGMKKAHEKDGTIHCLMDLAMPTRHEDNKPSISNKCKAEVTSLLEETRPGGSSLLAIDGYLMEQCHEEINQHCRGNKQPLDCLMDEIRKGKMPHKSECARHLLELEYFISRNYKHDMKLVKACHRTIKNYNLDRHLAKNEQGPPSDGLVFAQLYSLVRRQFKGDNLEHAVDKKCVTEILRCVHERAVSIDLNPELEEACLNTLTTMCKEAEHGEELACLEEHVDEIPESKDPNVPGCREMVEDYIMDQDSDYQLDTILMQACEPTIQKHCRDVLDGVEEGDIDQGEVFECLLEHKFDKDIDHKCFIGIEHHQIINMQDFKFSHKFREACNHDFQAFCKGVKSKSEAVYCLSTVIRNDTLLDAKQRVSKACRAQLKVEFLALEDTIQIDPGFKSKCDVDMKKHCSRVKNKGRDEDSTDLYLNCIRSVDPEQLQPQCAKYVFKVVKLQNALAGVSSTIFRQCKIEIKQYCANHMDDPDQLLDCLDENYEQASKACKRALDEEEEEDNQDIRLNPALYNPCKTDIDEFCHKELNKGHDDDESLHGAVIGCLKLEYLKGERSGLSKSCSNQMHLLVVKVQTRDYKMDYKLTHECKKEIVQCSKSGEGEHHIVECLKKKLFEGKLKQDIACQAEVFRLVTENRVDIQTDGELYQECKREIDQSECKNVLAGSGRVMSCLLMVFAKGQIKNKKCRELVKQRKELWEHAAQMMRDKSMAPPETLREIWEDMSTSESRWYFMTVIGAVLAVILFIGICCGRASKRVAAEIKNRYSGKQRSIYEMLDEYT; this is encoded by the exons ATGATATTGCGAGCTGCTATATTTTGTCTTTTAATACTAGCATTTGAAGCTGGACCTGTAATAAAGAATAATGTTGATGCAAACCCATcgaatttaaataataaaatcaatGCTGACGTACCAAATGGAAATTTCCAGCAAGGAAATGCTGCAGTGAATACTGGTCAACACGCTATTAACCTGGATCAACAAGGTGGTGGTAACATACCGGTCAATAAAGAAGTGCAGCAAGTTCCCAATGCAGGCGCACCTCAGCAGAATGTAGATGTCAGACAACAAGGACAGCCTCCTAGTATTCCAAACGATGTCGGACAAGCTGACCAGGCGGCAAACCAACAACATGCTAAAAAGTCGGAAGAAATAGACGCATCTTCAGTAATTGCTAAGCATCCTGCATGTATAAATGATGTAAAACGCATTTGCAACGATAAACAAAAAGATGGAGGATCCAGAGAAGAAAAGAAAATTCAGCTTAACTTTGATGTTCTTGATTGTTTTATGTCATACGAAGGTGACGAAGAGCCTCCCTCTGCTGAGTGTCAATcg GTACTTTACCAGTATAAAATGAAGTTGACCCAAGATGGTAGATTTGAAAATGCAGCGAAAGAAGTTTGCAAAGACTTCATTGAT AAACAAAATGTTAATACGCATTGCGGAAATGTGGGTCAGACCGGAGCTTTCTTACCGTGTCTTATGGAGCTGGCTAGCTATGTGGAAGACGATGCCGCCTTTGGTCAGAACTGTTTCAATTTCTTAAACAAAATGCAAAGAGTTATATTCAG CGACTACCACCTTGTGCACGACTTTCAAAAAGACTGCGGATCTGACATAGTGAAGCTTAATTGCGGCTTCATATTCGATGACAAAGCACAGTCTGAATCT GTGCAGCATCATAACCAAGGCAGGGTCATAGAATGTCTCATCAAAAAAGATATGTCAGCTCTAACAAAGGATTGTAAGCACCAGATATTGAGAGTGTCAGAACTTCAG GCTGATGATTACCACTTGGACAGACCACTATTCTTTGCTTGCCGAGCTGATAGGGAAAAGCATTGCAAGGTAGTGCACAGCGGAAATGGCAAAGTCTACAAGTGCCTTATGGAAAAACAGCAGGAGGGAGTACTTGACAGCAAG TGTGTGGAGCAGCTGATAAAAAGAGAGCAGCTGATGGAAGCTGATGCTAAAGTAGACAGAACCTTTTaccaagcatgtagaagtctcctcACTGAGACAGGCTGCAAACCTGCTGCACACACGACGGACCTTGATGCCATTAAATCTATGAGCGACACCCTAATCTGTCTGATGGATGCTGAGGCAGAGTCTGACAAAGAAT ATGATGTTAGTGAGGCTTGTCAGAATGAGATAGAGCTCTTCCAAGGAAACCTGATGAATGAGTACAAAATAACAGCTG GAATTGTCTCGCACTGTCAAAAAGAGATTGATGAACACTGCTTGGGAATGAAGAAAGCCCACGAAAAGGATGGAACTATACATTGTCTGATGGACCTGGCTATGCCCACGCGCCACGAAGATAATAAACCTTCTATATCTAACAAGTGTAAGGCAGAG GTAACCAGTCTGTTGGAGGAAACGCGACCTGGAGGCAGCAGTCTGCTTGCCATAGATGGTTATCTCATGGAACAGTGCCATGAAGAGATCAACCAGCACTGTCGGGGTAACAAACA ACCTCTGGACTGTCTCATGGATGAGATTAGAAAAGGCAAGATGCCCCACAAGTCGGAATGCGCCAGGCATCTTCTGGAACTCGAGTATTTTATTTCAAGGAATTACAAACATGACATGAAACTTGTCAAGGCCTGTCATCGAACTATCAAG AACTATAATCTTGACCGGCATCTAGCCAAGAATGAGCAGGGTCCTCCATCAGATGGCCTTGTGTTTGCCCAGCTCTATTCACTAGTTCGTAGACAGTTTAAAGGAGATAACTTGGAACATGCG GTTGATAAGAAGTGCGTGACTGAGATACTACGTTGTGTTCACGAGAGGGCTGTCAGTATTGACCTGAACCCAGAGCTAGAGGAAGCGTGTCTGAACACGCTAACCACTATGTGCAAAGAGGCTGAGCATGGAGAA GAACTGGCTTGTCTAGAAGAACATGTTGATGAGATACCAGAAAGTAAGGATCCAAATGTTCCTGGATGTCGAGAGATGGTAGAAGATTATATTATGGACCAAGATTCAGACTACCAGCTGGACACGATACTCATGCAGGCCTGTGAACCAACTATACAAAAGCATTGTAGG GATGTGTTGGATGGAGTGGAAGAGGGAGACATTGATCAGGGGGAGGTATTTGAATGTCTTCTCGAGCACAAGTTCGACAAGGATATAGACCACAAGTGCTTCATTGGAATCGAGCATCACCAGATTATCAACATGCAGGATTTCAAATTTAGCCATAAGTTTAGAGAGGCTTGCAATCATGATTTCCAGGCTTTCTGTAAAGGCGTCAAGTCTAA ATCGGAGGCGGTCTACTGCTTGAGCACAGTGATAAGAAATGACACACTGCTCGACGCCAAACAAAGAGTCTCTAAGGCATGTCGCGCTCAGTTAAAAGTGGAGTTCCTCGCCCTCGAGGACACAATTCAAATAGATCCTGGCTTCAAATCCAAGTGTGATGTTGACATGAAGAAACACTGCTCTCGTGTTAAAAATAAGGGCCGAGATGAG gaTTCGACTGACCTCTATCTCAACTGCATTCGCTCTGTAGACCCTGAGCAACTGCAGCCACAATGTGCAAAGTATGTCTTCAAGGTTGTCAAACTACAGAATGCACTGGCTGGAGTGTCATCCACCATTTTCAGGCAGTGCAAAATCGAGATCAAG CAATACTGTGCGAACCACATGGATGACCCAGACCAGTTGCTCGATTGCCTCGATGAAAATTACGAACAAGCATCAAAGGCATGCAAGAGAGCTTTAGATGAAGAAGAGGAAGAGGACAACCAAG ACATAAGACTTAATCCTGCTCTCTATAACCCTTGCAAGACCGACATTGACGAATTTTGTCACAAAGAATTGAACAAAGGgcatgatgatgatgaaagtCTACATGGTGCTGTTATTGGCTGTCTCAAACTTGAATATCTTAAAGGAGAGCGTAGC GGTCTCTCAAAATCCTGCAGCAATCAGATGCACCTTCTGGTGGTCAAAGTACAAACTAGAGACTACAAAATGGACTATAAGTTAACACATGAGTGTAAAAAAGAG ATAGTGCAGTGCTCTAAATCTGGTGAAGGAGAGCATCATATTGTTGAGTGCttgaagaaaaaattgtttgaggGAAAGCTTAAACAAGATATAGCATGTCAGGCAGAG GTATTTAGATTGGTTACTGAGAACCGggtggacatacagacagatgGTGAGCTGTATCAGGAGTGCAAGCGGGAGATAGACCAATCAGAGTGCAAGAATGTTTTGGCCGGCAGCGGTAGAG
- the LOC137389528 gene encoding Golgi apparatus protein 1-like isoform X2, with the protein MILRAAIFCLLILAFEAGPVIKNNVDANPSNLNNKINADVPNGNFQQGNAAVNTGQHAINLDQQGGGNIPVNKEVQQVPNAGAPQQNVDVRQQGQPPSIPNDVGQADQAANQQHAKKSEEIDASSVIAKHPACINDVKRICNDKQKDGGSREEKKIQLNFDVLDCFMSYEGDEEPPSAECQSVLYQYKMKLTQDGRFENAAKEVCKDFIDKQNVNTHCGNVGQTGAFLPCLMELASYVEDDAAFGQNCFNFLNKMQRVIFSDYHLVHDFQKDCGSDIVKLNCGFIFDDKAQSESVQHHNQGRVIECLIKKDMSALTKDCKHQILRVSELQADDYHLDRPLFFACRADREKHCKVVHSGNGKVYKCLMEKQQEGVLDSKCVEQLIKREQLMEADAKVDRTFYQACRSLLTETGCKPAAHTTDLDAIKSMSDTLICLMDAEAESDKEYDVSEACQNEIELFQGNLMNEYKITAGIVSHCQKEIDEHCLGMKKAHEKDGTIHCLMDLAMPTRHEDNKPSISNKCKAEVTSLLEETRPGGSSLLAIDGYLMEQCHEEINQHCRGNKQPLDCLMDEIRKGKMPHKSECARHLLELEYFISRNYKHDMKLVKACHRTIKNYNLDRHLAKNEQGPPSDGLVFAQLYSLVRRQFKGDNLEHAVDKKCVTEILRCVHERAVSIDLNPELEEACLNTLTTMCKEAEHGEELACLEEHVDEIPESKDPNVPGCREMVEDYIMDQDSDYQLDTILMQACEPTIQKHCRDVLDGVEEGDIDQGEVFECLLEHKFDKDIDHKCFIGIEHHQIINMQDFKFSHKFREACNHDFQAFCKGVKSKSEAVYCLSTVIRNDTLLDAKQRVSKACRAQLKVEFLALEDTIQIDPGFKSKCDVDMKKHCSRVKNKGRDEDSTDLYLNCIRSVDPEQLQPQCAKYVFKVVKLQNALAGVSSTIFRQCKIEIKQYCANHMDDPDQLLDCLDENYEQASKACKRALDEEEEEDNQDIRLNPALYNPCKTDIDEFCHKELNKGHDDDESLHGAVIGCLKLEYLKGERSGLSKSCSNQMHLLVVKVQTRDYKMDYKLTHECKKEIVQCSKSGEGEHHIVECLKKKLFEGKLKQDIACQAEVFRLVTENRVDIQTDGELYQECKREIDQSECKNVLAGSGRVMSCLLMVFAKGQIKNKKCRELVKQRKELWEHAAQMAPPETLREIWEDMSTSESRWYFMTVIGAVLAVILFIGICCGRASKRVAAEIKNRYSGKQRSIYEMLDEYT; encoded by the exons ATGATATTGCGAGCTGCTATATTTTGTCTTTTAATACTAGCATTTGAAGCTGGACCTGTAATAAAGAATAATGTTGATGCAAACCCATcgaatttaaataataaaatcaatGCTGACGTACCAAATGGAAATTTCCAGCAAGGAAATGCTGCAGTGAATACTGGTCAACACGCTATTAACCTGGATCAACAAGGTGGTGGTAACATACCGGTCAATAAAGAAGTGCAGCAAGTTCCCAATGCAGGCGCACCTCAGCAGAATGTAGATGTCAGACAACAAGGACAGCCTCCTAGTATTCCAAACGATGTCGGACAAGCTGACCAGGCGGCAAACCAACAACATGCTAAAAAGTCGGAAGAAATAGACGCATCTTCAGTAATTGCTAAGCATCCTGCATGTATAAATGATGTAAAACGCATTTGCAACGATAAACAAAAAGATGGAGGATCCAGAGAAGAAAAGAAAATTCAGCTTAACTTTGATGTTCTTGATTGTTTTATGTCATACGAAGGTGACGAAGAGCCTCCCTCTGCTGAGTGTCAATcg GTACTTTACCAGTATAAAATGAAGTTGACCCAAGATGGTAGATTTGAAAATGCAGCGAAAGAAGTTTGCAAAGACTTCATTGAT AAACAAAATGTTAATACGCATTGCGGAAATGTGGGTCAGACCGGAGCTTTCTTACCGTGTCTTATGGAGCTGGCTAGCTATGTGGAAGACGATGCCGCCTTTGGTCAGAACTGTTTCAATTTCTTAAACAAAATGCAAAGAGTTATATTCAG CGACTACCACCTTGTGCACGACTTTCAAAAAGACTGCGGATCTGACATAGTGAAGCTTAATTGCGGCTTCATATTCGATGACAAAGCACAGTCTGAATCT GTGCAGCATCATAACCAAGGCAGGGTCATAGAATGTCTCATCAAAAAAGATATGTCAGCTCTAACAAAGGATTGTAAGCACCAGATATTGAGAGTGTCAGAACTTCAG GCTGATGATTACCACTTGGACAGACCACTATTCTTTGCTTGCCGAGCTGATAGGGAAAAGCATTGCAAGGTAGTGCACAGCGGAAATGGCAAAGTCTACAAGTGCCTTATGGAAAAACAGCAGGAGGGAGTACTTGACAGCAAG TGTGTGGAGCAGCTGATAAAAAGAGAGCAGCTGATGGAAGCTGATGCTAAAGTAGACAGAACCTTTTaccaagcatgtagaagtctcctcACTGAGACAGGCTGCAAACCTGCTGCACACACGACGGACCTTGATGCCATTAAATCTATGAGCGACACCCTAATCTGTCTGATGGATGCTGAGGCAGAGTCTGACAAAGAAT ATGATGTTAGTGAGGCTTGTCAGAATGAGATAGAGCTCTTCCAAGGAAACCTGATGAATGAGTACAAAATAACAGCTG GAATTGTCTCGCACTGTCAAAAAGAGATTGATGAACACTGCTTGGGAATGAAGAAAGCCCACGAAAAGGATGGAACTATACATTGTCTGATGGACCTGGCTATGCCCACGCGCCACGAAGATAATAAACCTTCTATATCTAACAAGTGTAAGGCAGAG GTAACCAGTCTGTTGGAGGAAACGCGACCTGGAGGCAGCAGTCTGCTTGCCATAGATGGTTATCTCATGGAACAGTGCCATGAAGAGATCAACCAGCACTGTCGGGGTAACAAACA ACCTCTGGACTGTCTCATGGATGAGATTAGAAAAGGCAAGATGCCCCACAAGTCGGAATGCGCCAGGCATCTTCTGGAACTCGAGTATTTTATTTCAAGGAATTACAAACATGACATGAAACTTGTCAAGGCCTGTCATCGAACTATCAAG AACTATAATCTTGACCGGCATCTAGCCAAGAATGAGCAGGGTCCTCCATCAGATGGCCTTGTGTTTGCCCAGCTCTATTCACTAGTTCGTAGACAGTTTAAAGGAGATAACTTGGAACATGCG GTTGATAAGAAGTGCGTGACTGAGATACTACGTTGTGTTCACGAGAGGGCTGTCAGTATTGACCTGAACCCAGAGCTAGAGGAAGCGTGTCTGAACACGCTAACCACTATGTGCAAAGAGGCTGAGCATGGAGAA GAACTGGCTTGTCTAGAAGAACATGTTGATGAGATACCAGAAAGTAAGGATCCAAATGTTCCTGGATGTCGAGAGATGGTAGAAGATTATATTATGGACCAAGATTCAGACTACCAGCTGGACACGATACTCATGCAGGCCTGTGAACCAACTATACAAAAGCATTGTAGG GATGTGTTGGATGGAGTGGAAGAGGGAGACATTGATCAGGGGGAGGTATTTGAATGTCTTCTCGAGCACAAGTTCGACAAGGATATAGACCACAAGTGCTTCATTGGAATCGAGCATCACCAGATTATCAACATGCAGGATTTCAAATTTAGCCATAAGTTTAGAGAGGCTTGCAATCATGATTTCCAGGCTTTCTGTAAAGGCGTCAAGTCTAA ATCGGAGGCGGTCTACTGCTTGAGCACAGTGATAAGAAATGACACACTGCTCGACGCCAAACAAAGAGTCTCTAAGGCATGTCGCGCTCAGTTAAAAGTGGAGTTCCTCGCCCTCGAGGACACAATTCAAATAGATCCTGGCTTCAAATCCAAGTGTGATGTTGACATGAAGAAACACTGCTCTCGTGTTAAAAATAAGGGCCGAGATGAG gaTTCGACTGACCTCTATCTCAACTGCATTCGCTCTGTAGACCCTGAGCAACTGCAGCCACAATGTGCAAAGTATGTCTTCAAGGTTGTCAAACTACAGAATGCACTGGCTGGAGTGTCATCCACCATTTTCAGGCAGTGCAAAATCGAGATCAAG CAATACTGTGCGAACCACATGGATGACCCAGACCAGTTGCTCGATTGCCTCGATGAAAATTACGAACAAGCATCAAAGGCATGCAAGAGAGCTTTAGATGAAGAAGAGGAAGAGGACAACCAAG ACATAAGACTTAATCCTGCTCTCTATAACCCTTGCAAGACCGACATTGACGAATTTTGTCACAAAGAATTGAACAAAGGgcatgatgatgatgaaagtCTACATGGTGCTGTTATTGGCTGTCTCAAACTTGAATATCTTAAAGGAGAGCGTAGC GGTCTCTCAAAATCCTGCAGCAATCAGATGCACCTTCTGGTGGTCAAAGTACAAACTAGAGACTACAAAATGGACTATAAGTTAACACATGAGTGTAAAAAAGAG ATAGTGCAGTGCTCTAAATCTGGTGAAGGAGAGCATCATATTGTTGAGTGCttgaagaaaaaattgtttgaggGAAAGCTTAAACAAGATATAGCATGTCAGGCAGAG GTATTTAGATTGGTTACTGAGAACCGggtggacatacagacagatgGTGAGCTGTATCAGGAGTGCAAGCGGGAGATAGACCAATCAGAGTGCAAGAATGTTTTGGCCGGCAGCGGTAGAG
- the LOC137389528 gene encoding Golgi apparatus protein 1-like isoform X3: protein MILRAAIFCLLILAFEAGPVIKNNVDANPSNLNNKINADVPNGNFQQGNAAVNTGQHAINLDQQGGGNIPVNKEVQQVPNAGAPQQNVDVRQQGQPPSIPNDVGQADQAANQQHAKKSEEIDASSVIAKHPACINDVKRICNDKQKDGGSREEKKIQLNFDVLDCFMSYEGDEEPPSAECQSVLYQYKMKLTQDGRFENAAKEVCKDFIDKQNVNTHCGNVGQTGAFLPCLMELASYVEDDAAFGQNCFNFLNKMQRVIFSDYHLVHDFQKDCGSDIVKLNCGFIFDDKAQSESVQHHNQGRVIECLIKKDMSALTKDCKHQILRVSELQADDYHLDRPLFFACRADREKHCKVVHSGNGKVYKCLMEKQQEGVLDSKCVEQLIKREQLMEADAKVDRTFYQACRSLLTETGCKPAAHTTDLDAIKSMSDTLICLMDAEAESDKEYDVSEACQNEIELFQGNLMNEYKITAGIVSHCQKEIDEHCLGMKKAHEKDGTIHCLMDLAMPTRHEDNKPSISNKCKAEVTSLLEETRPGGSSLLAIDGYLMEQCHEEINQHCRGNKQPLDCLMDEIRKGKMPHKSECARHLLELEYFISRNYKHDMKLVKACHRTIKNYNLDRHLAKNEQGPPSDGLVFAQLYSLVRRQFKGDNLEHAVDKKCVTEILRCVHERAVSIDLNPELEEACLNTLTTMCKEAEHGEELACLEEHVDEIPESKDPNVPGCREMVEDYIMDQDSDYQLDTILMQACEPTIQKHCRDVLDGVEEGDIDQGEVFECLLEHKFDKDIDHKCFIGIEHHQIINMQDFKFSHKFREACNHDFQAFCKGVKSKSEAVYCLSTVIRNDTLLDAKQRVSKACRAQLKVEFLALEDTIQIDPGFKSKCDVDMKKHCSRVKNKGRDEDSTDLYLNCIRSVDPEQLQPQCAKYVFKVVKLQNALAGVSSTIFRQCKIEIKQYCANHMDDPDQLLDCLDENYEQASKACKRALDEEEEEDNQDIRLNPALYNPCKTDIDEFCHKELNKGHDDDESLHGAVIGCLKLEYLKGERSGLSKSCSNQMHLLVVKVQTRDYKMDYKLTHECKKEIVQCSKSGEGEHHIVECLKKKLFEGKLKQDIACQAEVFRLVTENRVDIQTDGELYQECKREIDQSECKNVLAGSGRESRWYFMTVIGAVLAVILFIGICCGRASKRVAAEIKNR from the exons ATGATATTGCGAGCTGCTATATTTTGTCTTTTAATACTAGCATTTGAAGCTGGACCTGTAATAAAGAATAATGTTGATGCAAACCCATcgaatttaaataataaaatcaatGCTGACGTACCAAATGGAAATTTCCAGCAAGGAAATGCTGCAGTGAATACTGGTCAACACGCTATTAACCTGGATCAACAAGGTGGTGGTAACATACCGGTCAATAAAGAAGTGCAGCAAGTTCCCAATGCAGGCGCACCTCAGCAGAATGTAGATGTCAGACAACAAGGACAGCCTCCTAGTATTCCAAACGATGTCGGACAAGCTGACCAGGCGGCAAACCAACAACATGCTAAAAAGTCGGAAGAAATAGACGCATCTTCAGTAATTGCTAAGCATCCTGCATGTATAAATGATGTAAAACGCATTTGCAACGATAAACAAAAAGATGGAGGATCCAGAGAAGAAAAGAAAATTCAGCTTAACTTTGATGTTCTTGATTGTTTTATGTCATACGAAGGTGACGAAGAGCCTCCCTCTGCTGAGTGTCAATcg GTACTTTACCAGTATAAAATGAAGTTGACCCAAGATGGTAGATTTGAAAATGCAGCGAAAGAAGTTTGCAAAGACTTCATTGAT AAACAAAATGTTAATACGCATTGCGGAAATGTGGGTCAGACCGGAGCTTTCTTACCGTGTCTTATGGAGCTGGCTAGCTATGTGGAAGACGATGCCGCCTTTGGTCAGAACTGTTTCAATTTCTTAAACAAAATGCAAAGAGTTATATTCAG CGACTACCACCTTGTGCACGACTTTCAAAAAGACTGCGGATCTGACATAGTGAAGCTTAATTGCGGCTTCATATTCGATGACAAAGCACAGTCTGAATCT GTGCAGCATCATAACCAAGGCAGGGTCATAGAATGTCTCATCAAAAAAGATATGTCAGCTCTAACAAAGGATTGTAAGCACCAGATATTGAGAGTGTCAGAACTTCAG GCTGATGATTACCACTTGGACAGACCACTATTCTTTGCTTGCCGAGCTGATAGGGAAAAGCATTGCAAGGTAGTGCACAGCGGAAATGGCAAAGTCTACAAGTGCCTTATGGAAAAACAGCAGGAGGGAGTACTTGACAGCAAG TGTGTGGAGCAGCTGATAAAAAGAGAGCAGCTGATGGAAGCTGATGCTAAAGTAGACAGAACCTTTTaccaagcatgtagaagtctcctcACTGAGACAGGCTGCAAACCTGCTGCACACACGACGGACCTTGATGCCATTAAATCTATGAGCGACACCCTAATCTGTCTGATGGATGCTGAGGCAGAGTCTGACAAAGAAT ATGATGTTAGTGAGGCTTGTCAGAATGAGATAGAGCTCTTCCAAGGAAACCTGATGAATGAGTACAAAATAACAGCTG GAATTGTCTCGCACTGTCAAAAAGAGATTGATGAACACTGCTTGGGAATGAAGAAAGCCCACGAAAAGGATGGAACTATACATTGTCTGATGGACCTGGCTATGCCCACGCGCCACGAAGATAATAAACCTTCTATATCTAACAAGTGTAAGGCAGAG GTAACCAGTCTGTTGGAGGAAACGCGACCTGGAGGCAGCAGTCTGCTTGCCATAGATGGTTATCTCATGGAACAGTGCCATGAAGAGATCAACCAGCACTGTCGGGGTAACAAACA ACCTCTGGACTGTCTCATGGATGAGATTAGAAAAGGCAAGATGCCCCACAAGTCGGAATGCGCCAGGCATCTTCTGGAACTCGAGTATTTTATTTCAAGGAATTACAAACATGACATGAAACTTGTCAAGGCCTGTCATCGAACTATCAAG AACTATAATCTTGACCGGCATCTAGCCAAGAATGAGCAGGGTCCTCCATCAGATGGCCTTGTGTTTGCCCAGCTCTATTCACTAGTTCGTAGACAGTTTAAAGGAGATAACTTGGAACATGCG GTTGATAAGAAGTGCGTGACTGAGATACTACGTTGTGTTCACGAGAGGGCTGTCAGTATTGACCTGAACCCAGAGCTAGAGGAAGCGTGTCTGAACACGCTAACCACTATGTGCAAAGAGGCTGAGCATGGAGAA GAACTGGCTTGTCTAGAAGAACATGTTGATGAGATACCAGAAAGTAAGGATCCAAATGTTCCTGGATGTCGAGAGATGGTAGAAGATTATATTATGGACCAAGATTCAGACTACCAGCTGGACACGATACTCATGCAGGCCTGTGAACCAACTATACAAAAGCATTGTAGG GATGTGTTGGATGGAGTGGAAGAGGGAGACATTGATCAGGGGGAGGTATTTGAATGTCTTCTCGAGCACAAGTTCGACAAGGATATAGACCACAAGTGCTTCATTGGAATCGAGCATCACCAGATTATCAACATGCAGGATTTCAAATTTAGCCATAAGTTTAGAGAGGCTTGCAATCATGATTTCCAGGCTTTCTGTAAAGGCGTCAAGTCTAA ATCGGAGGCGGTCTACTGCTTGAGCACAGTGATAAGAAATGACACACTGCTCGACGCCAAACAAAGAGTCTCTAAGGCATGTCGCGCTCAGTTAAAAGTGGAGTTCCTCGCCCTCGAGGACACAATTCAAATAGATCCTGGCTTCAAATCCAAGTGTGATGTTGACATGAAGAAACACTGCTCTCGTGTTAAAAATAAGGGCCGAGATGAG gaTTCGACTGACCTCTATCTCAACTGCATTCGCTCTGTAGACCCTGAGCAACTGCAGCCACAATGTGCAAAGTATGTCTTCAAGGTTGTCAAACTACAGAATGCACTGGCTGGAGTGTCATCCACCATTTTCAGGCAGTGCAAAATCGAGATCAAG CAATACTGTGCGAACCACATGGATGACCCAGACCAGTTGCTCGATTGCCTCGATGAAAATTACGAACAAGCATCAAAGGCATGCAAGAGAGCTTTAGATGAAGAAGAGGAAGAGGACAACCAAG ACATAAGACTTAATCCTGCTCTCTATAACCCTTGCAAGACCGACATTGACGAATTTTGTCACAAAGAATTGAACAAAGGgcatgatgatgatgaaagtCTACATGGTGCTGTTATTGGCTGTCTCAAACTTGAATATCTTAAAGGAGAGCGTAGC GGTCTCTCAAAATCCTGCAGCAATCAGATGCACCTTCTGGTGGTCAAAGTACAAACTAGAGACTACAAAATGGACTATAAGTTAACACATGAGTGTAAAAAAGAG ATAGTGCAGTGCTCTAAATCTGGTGAAGGAGAGCATCATATTGTTGAGTGCttgaagaaaaaattgtttgaggGAAAGCTTAAACAAGATATAGCATGTCAGGCAGAG GTATTTAGATTGGTTACTGAGAACCGggtggacatacagacagatgGTGAGCTGTATCAGGAGTGCAAGCGGGAGATAGACCAATCAGAGTGCAAGAATGTTTTGGCCGGCAGCGGTAGAG